The Jaculus jaculus isolate mJacJac1 chromosome 1, mJacJac1.mat.Y.cur, whole genome shotgun sequence nucleotide sequence GGGATCCCTTGGTAGCGACCCTCTGAGAAGGTGGGCGGGCGGGCACCGGCCCGGGGACATGCGGGGAAGGCTGCGACTGCGCCGGGAGGCGGTGCTCACGCTGCTCCTCGGAGCCGCCCTCAGCCTCCTACTCTACACGCAGCGCGACGGGGCGGCCCCGACCACCAGGGCGCCTGCGGCGCGGGGGCTGCCAGCGCTGAGGCCCGCCCTAGGTCCCCGAGACCCCCAGGTACTCGACGCCGGCGCCGCCCCGCCCGCCTACGAGGGGGACACACCGGCGCCGCCCACGCCCACGGGCCCGTTCGACTTCGGCCGGTACTTGCGTGCCAAGGACCAGCGGCGCTTCCCGCTGCTCATCAACCAGCCGCACAAGTGCCGCGGCGGCGGCGACGGCGCGCCTGGCCGCGGACCCGACCTGCTCATCGCGGTCAAGTCGGTGGCGGGCGACTTCGAAAGGCGCCAAGCGGTACGCCAGACGTGGGGTGCTGAGGGCCGCGTGCAGGGGGCGCTCGTGCGCAGAGTGTTCTTGCTGGGTGTGCCCAGGGGCTCGGGCACCGGAGCTTCGGCCGTGGAGGGCGGGACCCAGGCGCACTGGCGTGCGCTGCTGGCGGCCGAGAGCCGTGCCTACTCAGACATCCTGCTGTGGGCTTTCGAGGACACCTTCTTCAACCTAACGCTGAAGGAGATCCACTTTCTGTCCTGGGCCTCAGCCTTTTGTCCAGACGTGCGCTTCGTTTTTAAGGGTGATGCGGATGTGTTCGTGCATGTAAGGAACCTGCTTCAGTTCCTGGAATCGAGGGACCCCGCGCAAGACCTGCTCGCAGGGGACGTGATTGTGCAGGCCAGGCCAATCCGCAGGAGGACCAGCAAGTACTATATACCCGAGGCTGTGTACGGCCTTCCGGTTTACCCGGCCTACGCTGGAGGTGGTGGCTTCGTTCTTTCTGGAGCCACACTGCGCCGTCTGGCTGATGCCTGCTCACAGGTTGAACTCTTTCCTATAGATGATGTCTTTCTAGGTATGTGCCTACAGCGGCTGCGGCTCACACCCGAGCCTCATCCGGCCTTCCGTACCTTTGGCATCTCCCAGCCTTCAGCTGCACCACATCTTCGCACTTTTGATCCGTGCTTCTACAGAGAACTGGTGGTAGTGCACGGGCTGTCAGCTGctgacatctggcttatgtggcgcCTGCTGCACGGCCCTCCAAGTCCAGCCTGTGCACACCCACAGCCTGCGGTTGCAGGGCCCTTCCAATGGAACTCTTAAGCTACCCATCACAGCTAGCTTTTCATCCATTCTCCATGCCAGGACAGGAGGAGCTTAAGGAGTCTCTCATACAGAAGATTATGGTTTATGTGGCTGTTCCGAAGATCACAGTTGTAACCATGACTGACTGAGATAGCAGAGCCAAGGCGGTAAACCATGTTGTCCAGCATGCCCAAATGAAGCCCGCATTTTAATTTTAGTCCACTTAGCAAGTAACACTCATCACTGGAGGCTTCATATGGAATTCTACAATGAGGGAGAGACCAAAGGACAGGTCCCACCAGTCTTCATGGACCTGCCAAACACTTTCCCACAGatattttgtttccttccttttccagagTGGATTCCCAGCCCTGTCTACATCTTTAgatcttccccttcccctctgaGATCTGCTTTGCTGGCATCAACCCTTCGAGAACCCAGAGCTGGTACCAGAGATGGAGCATTTCTAAGACTGCTCCACTATAAAATTTTCCATATCCCATATTCAACCAACCAcccctccaaaacaaacaaaacacccccCAACACATGCAGCACACTTTTTTAGTACAAACATCCCAGCAGCAGCACATAGTTTGCTGTTGCTGAGGGCAACAGGTGCTTTATTGGAAAGGAGATGTGGGCAGGGGATGAGGAAGTTTCCTCTAATTCAAGAGGATGGGAACAGTCCTGGCTACCCCTGACAGTGGGATGTGCAGGGTCTCTGGCCAGACCAAGATCCAAATGGGAAGACACTAGTCAGTCACAAAGTCATGGGAGTGCCACAAAGGCCTGGCTGCAGTCTCAGGAACCATACTGGCACCTGGGGCAGGTCCCCTGCACATTCATCATGAACTATACAAGATGAGGCTGTACATGAGTTAATTACAAAAGAGTCATATTTACAAAAGTCTGTACACACATTTGAAAAACTCACAAAATTGTCATCTATGTATCACAAGTTGCTagaccaaaatattaaaaatgagataaaattatacatttctcTTCTCAATTCTTTTCAAAaggattaatattttttaaagcacataTATGCTACTTTCCATTAGCAAGACCCATGAAGAAACCAAGCAGCCCAGCCTTCCTTGAGCTTCTGGAGGTCTTAAGCCAAATGGCTAGGCCAGAAGACAGTGCTCAGCGTCGGGACAGGGAGCTGGCCCACAGTGCAGAACAGAATGCTAAAACAcaacaggaggaggaagatgtCTTTGGCTAACACTTTGGCATTAAATAAAAGAGGCAAACAAGATGAAAACATGCAGCCCTGCCAGTCAGGTTAGACCATGCAGGGACACAGGTGACCTTGAAAGTTGCCACCAAGAAAGCTGGGAGCCAGGCCTGAGCACATTTctgctaaaaaacaaaacaaaacaaaacaagcctgtATTTCAACCACTTGAGTGTGTCTCCTGGACTTGGCAGGAAGCCATGTGCACAAAAGAACAGGAAAGGCGAGAGGGGCCACACTGGCCATAGCCAGCTCATCAAGTAACTAAAGTGGATGTAGTGCAAATGTTGCAACCAAGTACTATGGACACACTACCTGCTTATCTTTAGGGCGATGTGGCAATGTGGAGCCAAAGGCAGGACTTTGCCTTTAATCTGGTGCCTGCATTCTCAATCACGGAAAGAGCCCCAGTTCTCCCATGTGTGTGGGACAGGGATTGGTATGGCCTGCCTTGTCACTTGTTAGTTGAGGCCCTGGGTCCAGACATCAAAGCTCACATTTGTGCTTCACTTTTCAGTCTATGTTCTCTGCTGGCTGCAGCAGGCTAAGGACGGACAGAATATCTGGGCCCCTTGTCCTATGGC carries:
- the B3gnt9 gene encoding UDP-GlcNAc:betaGal beta-1,3-N-acetylglucosaminyltransferase 9 isoform X2, with protein sequence MRGRLRLRREAVLTLLLGAALSLLLYTQRDGAAPTTRAPAARGLPALRPALGPRDPQVLDAGAAPPAYEGDTPAPPTPTGPFDFGRYLRAKDQRRFPLLINQPHKCRGGGDGAPGRGPDLLIAVKSVAGDFERRQAVRQTWGAEGRVQGALVRRVFLLGVPRGSGTGASAVEGGTQAHWRALLAAESRAYSDILLWAFEDTFFNLTLKEIHFLSWASAFCPDVRFVFKGDADVFVHVRNLLQFLESRDPAQDLLAGDVIVQARPIRRRTSKYYIPEAVYGLPVYPAYAGGGGFVLSGATLRRLADACSQVELFPIDDVFLGMCLQRLRLTPEPHPAFRTFGISQPSAAPHLRTFDPCFYRELVVVHGLSAADIWLMWRLLHGPPSPACAHPQPAVAGPFQWNS
- the B3gnt9 gene encoding UDP-GlcNAc:betaGal beta-1,3-N-acetylglucosaminyltransferase 9 isoform X1, giving the protein MTARAACEEPCEDQSPLRDGAPCAWAELGSRCLGSHSWRITWQGPGPLPANAAFGSGSAHGRPWDPAVSPPRHGLSGARAPLEGLNRDGAAPTTRAPAARGLPALRPALGPRDPQVLDAGAAPPAYEGDTPAPPTPTGPFDFGRYLRAKDQRRFPLLINQPHKCRGGGDGAPGRGPDLLIAVKSVAGDFERRQAVRQTWGAEGRVQGALVRRVFLLGVPRGSGTGASAVEGGTQAHWRALLAAESRAYSDILLWAFEDTFFNLTLKEIHFLSWASAFCPDVRFVFKGDADVFVHVRNLLQFLESRDPAQDLLAGDVIVQARPIRRRTSKYYIPEAVYGLPVYPAYAGGGGFVLSGATLRRLADACSQVELFPIDDVFLGMCLQRLRLTPEPHPAFRTFGISQPSAAPHLRTFDPCFYRELVVVHGLSAADIWLMWRLLHGPPSPACAHPQPAVAGPFQWNS